One genomic window of Acidovorax radicis includes the following:
- a CDS encoding Crp/Fnr family transcriptional regulator: MSTMLLSNLDLLRRVPLFSLLTVAQAEVISGAVIKQRFKRGEALVAQGQKSDALFILLTGRARVMTSDSRGREVILATLAPGDYLGEMSIIDNQPHSATVRAEVQTDVLMLGRAEFARCLTENASMSLVVMRGLVKRLRHADRKIESLALLDVYGRVAHALLEFAAPDAHGQRVIKEKISRQDLAKMVGASREMVSRVMKDLEERGFIEALPNGATLLKDRLSALG, translated from the coding sequence ATGTCGACCATGTTGTTGTCCAACCTGGACCTGTTGCGCCGGGTGCCTTTGTTCTCTTTGCTCACGGTGGCCCAGGCCGAGGTGATCAGTGGTGCCGTGATCAAGCAGCGTTTCAAGCGCGGCGAGGCGCTGGTGGCGCAGGGGCAAAAGTCGGACGCGCTGTTCATTTTGCTCACGGGCCGTGCGCGGGTCATGACCTCCGACAGCCGGGGGCGCGAGGTGATTCTGGCCACCTTGGCGCCGGGGGACTATCTGGGCGAGATGAGCATCATCGACAACCAGCCCCATTCAGCCACCGTGCGGGCCGAGGTGCAGACCGATGTACTTATGCTTGGGCGCGCGGAGTTTGCCCGCTGCCTGACGGAGAACGCCTCCATGTCGCTGGTGGTGATGCGGGGCCTGGTCAAGCGGCTGCGCCATGCCGATCGCAAGATTGAATCCCTGGCGCTGCTGGATGTGTATGGCCGTGTGGCCCACGCCTTGCTGGAATTTGCTGCGCCCGACGCCCATGGCCAGCGGGTGATCAAGGAAAAAATATCGCGCCAGGACCTGGCCAAAATGGTGGGCGCTTCGCGCGAGATGGTGAGCCGGGTGATGAAGGATCTGGAGGAGCGCGGCTTCATTGAGGCCTTGCCCAACGGGGCCACCTTGCTCAAGGACCGCCTGAGTGCTCTGGGCTGA